A window of Castanea sativa cultivar Marrone di Chiusa Pesio chromosome 1, ASM4071231v1 contains these coding sequences:
- the LOC142621967 gene encoding cation/H(+) antiporter 18-like encodes MVSNATAGLICPSPMKPTSNGIFQGDDPLQFSLPLVILQICLVLVVTRGLAFILKPLRQPRVIAEIIGGILLGPSALGRSKSYMQAIFPPKSLPVLDTLANIGLLLFLFLAGLGLDPKSLRWTGKKALGIALAGISLPFALGIGSSYVLKETISRGVNRNAFLVFMGVALSITAFPVLARILAELKLLTTDVGKMAMSAAAVNDVVAWILLALAIALSGTGKSSLVSLWIFLSGCVFVVCAILIVPPIFKWIAQRCHEGEPVKETYICATLAVVLAAGLVTDAIGIHAMFGAFVIGVLIPKDGPFADTLVEKVEDLVSGLFLPLYFVSSGLKTNVATIQGLQSWGLLVLVIFTACFGKIFGTLLVTLLCKTPLREALTLAFLMNTKGLVELIVLNIGKDRKVLNDQTFAIMVLMALFTTFITTPIVMAIYKPEKRKRMADYKNRTIERKNPNTQLRILTCYHSARNIPSIINLLEASRGSEKREGLSVDALHLMELSERSSAIIMVHKARKHGLPFWNKSQQSDSNHVVVAFEAYRQLSHVSIRSMKAISSIPDMHDDICNAAETNRAAIIILPFHKHQRVDGSLETTRNDFHLVNLKVLEHARCSVGILVDRGLGGTTQVAASNVSYFIMVPFFGGCDDREALAYGVRMAEHPGIRLMVIRFIVEPESMGEIVRVSIDSSSSTELRSSDEEFLAEFKQNMAKNDSIKYAEKLVRNAADTIAVLSELKCCNLFLVGRMPECEAALDLSRSDCPELGPVGSLLTSPDFSTTASVLIVQQYKSGTSPNLTLQVEDESPDKDSESN; translated from the exons ATGGTTTCCAACGCTACAGCAGGACTGATATGTCCATCTCCAATGAAACCTACATCAAATGGAATATTTCAGGGAGATGATCCTCTTCAATTTTCACTGCCTCTTGTCATTTTGCAGATATGCCTTGTACTTGTAGTTACAAGGGGTCTGGCTTTCATCCTAAAGCCATTAAGACAGCCACGAGTTATTGCAGAGATAATT GGAGGAATATTACTTGGGCCATCAGCACTGGGACGAAGCAAAAGCTATATGCAAGCAATTTTCCCACCAAAAAGTCTCCCAGTCTTAGATACTCTAGCAAACATTGGTCttctattatttctatttctggCAGGACTGGGGTTAGACCCCAAATCTCTTCGTTGGACTGGAAAGAAAGCATTGGGCATTGCTCTTGCAGGAATCAGCCTTCCTTTTGCATTAGGAATTGGTTCCTCATATGTCCTAAAAGAAACAATATCTAGGGGTGTAAATAGAAATGCGTTTCTTGTCTTCATGGGTGTGGCCCTCTCCATAACTGCCTTCCCTGTCTTAGCTCGTATTTTGGCTGAGCTGAAACTTTTAACCACTGATGTTGGAAAAATGGCTATGTCAGCTGCAGCAGTCAATGATGTGGTTGCATGGATTCTACTTGCTCTTGCCATTGCACTCTCTGGCACTGGCAAATCTTCCCTTGTCTCGCTTTGGATCTTCTTATCTGGCTGCGTTTTTGTTGTTTGTGCAATTTTGATTGTCCCCCCAATCTTCAAATGGATAGCCCAGAGATGCCATGAAGGCGAGCCAGTAAAGGAGACTTACATTTGTGCTACATTGGCTGTTGTTCTGGCTGCTGGGCTTGTTACTGATGCTATTGGAATTCATGCCATGTTCGGTGCTTTCGTGATTGGAGTTCTCATTCCAAAGGATGGGCCATTTGCAGACACTCTTGTGGAAAAAGTTGAGGATCTTGTATCTGGTCTCTTCCTGCCACTGTACTTTGTTTCAAGTGGATTGAAGACAAATGTAGCCACAATTCAGGGGCTTCAATCATGGGGTCTTCTGGTTTTAGTCATATTTACTGCCTGTTTTGGGAAGATATTTGGCACTCTTTTGGTGACTCTTCTTTGCAAAACACCTCTTCGTGAAGCTCTCACATTGGCATTCCTAATGAACACTAAAGGCTTGGTTGAACTCATTGTTCTCAACATTGGTAAAGATAGAAAG GTATTGAATGACCAGACTTTTGCCATTATGGTTCTAATGGCCCTGTTCACTACCTTCATCACCACACCTATTGTCATGGCTATATATAAGccagaaaaaaggaaaagaatggcTGATTACAAGAATAGAACAATTGAAAGGAAGAATCCAAATACCCAACTTAGGATTTTGACCTGCTACCACAGTGCAAGAAACATTCCATCAATTATTAACCTCCTTGAGGCCTCAAGAGGATCTGAGAAGCGTGAAGGACTTTCAGTGGATGCACTGCACCTCATGGAACTCTCTGAGAGGTCCTCAGCTATAATAATGGTACATAAGGCAAGAAAACATGGGTTGCCCTTCTGGAATAAGAGCCAGCAATCAGATTCTAACCATGTTGTTGTGGCGTTTGAGGCTTACAGGCAATTAAGTCATGTGTCCATCCGGTCAATGAAAGCAATCTCATCAATTCCAGACATGCATGATGACATCTGTAACGCTGCTGAGACGAATAGAGCTGCAATTATAATTCTTCCATTCCATAAGCACCAAAGAGTAGATGGTTCGCTCGAGACTACCCGAAATGACTTTCACTTGGTTAATCTTAAGGTTCTTGAACATGCACGGTGCTCAGTAGGGATTTTGGTTGATCGTGGGCTTGGTGGAACCACTCAAGTAGCAGCAAGTAATGTTTCTTATTTCATTATGGTCCCCTTCTTTGGGGGCTGTGATGACCGTGAAGCCCTTGCTTATGGGGTTCGCATGGCTGAACACCCTGGTATAAGACTAATGGTCATTCGTTTCATAGTGGAACCTGAAAGCATGGGAGAAATTGTCAGAGTGAGTATAGACTCCTCTTCTAGCACCGAATTGAGGTCATCAGATGAGGAGTTCCTTGCTGAATTCAAGCAGAATATGGCCAAAAATGACTCCATCAAATATGCAGAGAAATTGGTCAGAAATGCTGCAGATACAATTGCTGTGCTCAGTGAGCTAAAGTGCTGCAATCTGTTTTTGGTTGGTCGAATGCCTGAATGTGAAGCAGCATTGGATTTAAGCAGGAGTGATTGCCCAGAACTGGGGCCTGTAGGAAGTTTGTTGACTTCACCTGATTTCTCAACAACAGCATCAGTTTTGATAGTCCAGCAATATAAAAGCGGAACATCTCCAAATTTGACCCTGCAAGTGGAGGATGAGTCACCTGACAAAGACTCAGAATCCAACTAA
- the LOC142630606 gene encoding paired amphipathic helix protein Sin3-like 2, whose product MKRLEDDGGSSKSKQPSCSLSGDSDGQSQVPVSDLGATSQELTMNDAKTYLKEVEETFQDQKEKYGEFLRAMDDFEAHRTDTVGIISKVKELFEGHDNLISGFKTFLRKGNGITLEDDEAAPPKKQPSGFHLKTSVGNPNSQ is encoded by the exons ATGAAGAGACTAGAAGACGATGGTGGCTCTTCAAAATCCAAGCAGCCGTCTTGTTCTTTGAGTGGAGACTC AGATGGGCAATCCCAAGTCCCAGTGAGTGATCTTGGTGCTACCTCTCAGGAACTAACAATGAATGATGCTAAAACCTATCTCAAGGAAGTGGAGGAAACGTTTCaagaccaaaaagaaaaatatggagaGTTTCTTAGGGCTATGGATGACTTTGAGGCTCATAG AACTGATACTGTTGGCATCATTTCCAAAGTGAAGGAATTATTTGAAGGGCATGATAACTTGATTTCTGGGTTTAAAACCTTTTTGCGAAAGGGGAATGGAATAACCCTTGAGGATGATGAGGCTGCTCCACCAAAGAAGCAGCCGTCTGGTTTTCACCTGAAGACTT CTGTGGGCAATCCCAACTCCCAGTAG
- the LOC142641585 gene encoding ABC transporter B family member 15-like: MEQEKSSVVTMKKNSRRGSLSSMFMHADGVDLLLMIFGFFGSVGDGLLTPLVLFITSHLMNNIGTGSSAVSLSDSFLNNINKNALALVYLACGSFVACFLEGYCWTRTGERQAARMRARYLKAVLRQDVGYFDLHVTSTSEVITSVSNDSLVIQDVLGEKVPNFVMNASMFFGSYIAAFLLLWRLAIVGFPFIVLLVIPGLMYGRTLTGLARKIREEYNQAGTVAEQAVSSIRTVYAFVGESKTIETFSSALQGSVELGLRQGLAKGLAIGSNGIVFAIWSFMAYYGSRLVMYHNAKGGTVFVVGAAIAVGGLAFGSGLSNLKYFSEASAAGERIMEVIKRVPKIDSDNMEGEIIENVSGNVEFKHVEFSYPSRPESIIFKDFCLEIPAGKTVALVGGSGSGKSTVISLLQRFYDPLSGDILLDGVAINKLQLKWLRSQMGLVSQEPALFATTIKENILFGKENATMEEIEEAAKASNAHNFISQLPQGYDTQVGERGVQMSGGQKQRIAIARAIIKKPRILLLDEATSALDSESERVVQEALDKASVGRTTIVIAHRLSTIRNADVIAVVQNGQVMETGSHNELIENEHGLYTSLVHLQQREPEENTHASSSISSMDINNTSSRRLSVVSRSSSANSIAGPSRGGSLGDQEDGIVEDKNFPVPSFRRLLALNLPEWKQASLGCLAATVFGAVQPLYAFAMGSMISVYFLTSHQEIKDKTRIYSLCFLGLAVLSMVVNITQHYNFAYMGEYLTKRIRERMLSKILTFEVGWFDQDENSSGAICSRLAKDANVVRSLVGDRTALVVQTISAIVVAFTMGLVIAWRLAIVMIAVQPLIIMCFYTRRVLLKNMSQKAVKAQNESSKLAAEAVTNLRTVTAFSSQERILQMLEKAQAGPRRESIRQSWFAGIGLALSQSLSTASWALDFWYGGKLIAKGYISAKALFETFMILVSTGRVIADAGSMTTDLAKGSDSIGSVFAVLDRYTRIEPEDSEGFQPEKITGHVEIRDVYFAYPARPDVMIFQGFSISIEAGKSTALVGQSGSGKSTIIGLIERFYDPFKGMVKIDGKDIRSYHLRSLRKHIALVSQEPTLFSGTIRQNIAYGASDKVDETEIIEAAKLANAHDFISGLKEGYETSCGDRGVQLSGGQKQRIAIARAILKNPSVLLLDEATSALDSQSEKVVQDALEKVMVGRTSVVVAHRLSTIQNCDMIAVLDKGKVVEKGTHSSLLAKGPNGAYFSLVSLQRRAPQNSNSFN; this comes from the exons ATGGAACAAGAAAAAAGCAGTGTGGTCACGATGAAGAAGAATAGTAGGAGGGGTTCTTTAAGCTCCATGTTCATGCATGCCGATGGTGTGGActtgttgttgatgatttttGGGTTCTTTGGGTCCGTTGGTGATGGGCTTCTTACGCCTTTGGTGTTGTTTATCACTAGCCACTTGATGAACAATATTGGCACTGGCTCTTCAGCGGTTTCTTTATCAGACAGCTTTTTGAATAACATCAataag AATGCATTGGCTCTAGTGTACTTGGCTTGTGGGTCATTTGTAGCTTGTTTCCTAG agggGTATTGTTGGACAAGAACAGGTGAGAGACAAGCTGCAAGAATGAGAGCTAGATATTTGAAAGCAGTGCTAAGGCAAGATGTGGGTTACTTTGATTTGCATGTGACAAGCACATCCGAGGTCATCACAAGTGTCTCTAATGACAGCCTTGTAATCCAAGATGTTCTAGGCGAAAAG gtTCCGAACTTTGTGATGAATGCGTCTATGTTCTTTGGAAGCTACATAGCAGCGTTCTTATTGCTATGGAGATTAGCTATTGTGGGGTTTCCTTTTATTGTGCTTTTGGTAATACCTGGTTTGATGTATGGGAGGACTCTAACTGGACTGGCTAGGAAGATCAGGGAAGAGTATAATCAAGCTGGTACAGTAGCTGAGCAAGCAGTATCTTCTATTAGAACCGTCTATGCCTTTGTTGGTGAAAGCAAGACAATAGAAACATTCTCTTCAGCTTTACAAGGGTCAGTTGAGTTGGGATTAAGGCAAGGCTTGGCTAAAGGCTTGGCCATAGGAAGCAACGGTATTGTATTTGCTATTTGGTCTTTCATGGCTTACTATGGTAGCAGACTTGTTATGTACCATAACGCCAAAGGTGGAACTGTTTTCGTTGTTGGCGCTGCCATTGCCGTTGGTGGATT GGCATTTGGTTCTGGATTATCCAACTTGAAGTACTTTTCTGAAGCATCTGCAGCAGGAGAACGCATAATGGAAGTAATAAAAAGGGTCCCTAAGATTGATTCTGACAACATGGAAGGTGAAATTATAGAGAATGTTTCAGGCAACGTGGAATTCAAGCATGTAGAATTCTCATATCCTTCAAGGCCCGAGAGCATTATCTTCAAAGACTTCTGCTTAGAGATTCCAGCAGGAAAAACTGTGGCCTTAGTGGGTGGGAGTGGCTCAGGAAAGTCCACTGTGATATCACTGCTGCAGAGGTTTTATGACCCACTTTCCGGAGACATACTTCTTGATGGGGTTGCCATTAATAAGTTACAGCTCAAGTGGCTAAGGTCACAGATGGGCTTGGTGAGCCAAGAGCCTGCACTGTTTGCAACCACAATTAAGGAAAACATACTCTTTGGTAAAGAAAATGCTACAATGgaagagattgaagaggctgCCAAAGCTTCTAATGCTCATAATTTCATTAGTCAGCTGCCTCAGGGATATGATACACAG GTTGGTGAGAGAGGTGTTCAAATGTCAGGAGgacaaaagcaaagaatagCCATTGCACGAGCAATAATCAAGAAACCAAGAATcctactcctagacgaggccaCAAGTGCACTAGACTCAGAATCCGAACGAGTTGTCCAAGAAGCTCTTGACAAGGCCTCAGTTGGGCGCACCACAATCGTCATTGCTCACCGATTATCTACCATTCGAAATGCCGATGTGATTGCTGTTGTCCAAAACGGCCAAGTCATGGAAACAGGTTCCCACAACGAGTTAATCGAAAACGAACATGGCCTTTACACCTCACTTGTACACCTTCAACAGAGAGAACCAGAAGAGAACACTCATGCTTCATCTTCTATATCAAGCATGGATATCAACAACACAAGCAGTCGTAGACTCTCTGTAGTGAGTAGGTCAAGTTCAGCTAACTCAATAGCTGGGCCAAGCCGTGGTGGTTCACTAGGTGATCAAGAAGATGGAATAGTAGAAGATAAAAATTTCCCAGTTCCATCTTTTCGAAGATTGTTGGCTTTGAATCTCCCAGAGTGGAAACAAGCTAGCTTAGGTTGTTTAGCTGCTACAGTGTTTGGTGCGGTTCAACCATTGTATGCATTTGCGATGGGGTCAATGATATCAGTGTATTTTTTGACAAGTCATCAGGAGATTAAGGATAAGACAAGGATTTACTCACTGTGTTTTCTTGGGTTGGCTGTGTTATCGATGGTTGTTAATATTACACAGCATTATAATTTTGCTTACATGGGAGAGTACTTGACCAAGAGGATAAGGGAAAGGATGCTTTCAAAGATTCTCACTTTTGAAGTTGGTTGGTTTGATCAGGATGAGAATTCAAGTGGTGCCATTTGCTCTAGACTTGCCAAAGATGCCAATGTG GTGAGATCTTTAGTGGGTGACAGAACAGCCCTTGTTGTACAAACCATCTCAGCTATAGTTGTAGCCTTCACAATGGGCTTGGTAATTGCATGGAGGCTTGCTATTGTCATGATAGCAGTCCAACCACTCATCATAATGTGCTTCTACACAAGGCGTGTACTACTCAAAAACATGTCTCAAAAGGCCGTTAAAGCCCAAAATGAAAGCAGCAAACTCGCTGCTGAAGCTGTTACCAACCTCAGAACTGTCACTGCCTTCTCTTCCCAAGAAAGAATCCTTCAAATGCTTGAAAAAGCCCAAGCAGGCCCGCGCCGTGAGAGCATAAGGCAATCGTGGTTTGCTGGTATTGGGCTAGCTTTGTCTCAAAGCCTCTCAACTGCTAGTTGGGCTTTAGACTTTTGGTATGGTGGGAAGCTTATTGCCAAAGGTTACATCTCAGCTAAAGCTCTCTTTGAGACCTTTATGATTTTGGTAAGTACAGGCCGTGTTATTGCTGATGCTGGAAGTATGACTACAGACCTTGCAAAGGGTTCTGATTCTATTGGGTCAGTCTTTGCTGTTTTGGACCGATACACAAGAATTGAGCCTGAAGACTCAGAAGGGTTCCAGCCTGAAAAAATAACAGGCCATGTTGAAATTCGTGACGTGTACTTTGCATACCCAGCTAGGCCTGATGTGATGATATTCCAAGGCTTCTCAATCAGCATAGAAGCTGGGAAATCAACAGCATTGGTGGGACAAAGTGGATCTGGAAAATCAACCATCATAGGATTAATTGAGAGATTCTATGACCCATTTAAAGGTATGGTGAAAATTGATGGTAAAGATATAAGGTCATACCATTTAAGGTCACTAAGGAAACACATTGCACTTGTTAGCCAAGAACCTACACTATTTTCTGGCACAATTAGGCAAAACATTGCTTATGGAGCATCGGATAAAGTTGATGAAACAGAAATCATTGAGGCAGCTAAGTTAGCCAATGCTCATGATTTTATCTCAGGATTAAAAGAAGGGTATGAAACATCATGCGGGGACAGAGGTGTGCAATTATCTGGGGGTCAGAAGCAACGTATTGCAATAGCCAGGGCTATACTGAAAAACCCATCAGTTTTATTGCTAGACGAGGCAACTAGTGCACTTGATAGTCAATCAGAGAAAGTAGTGCAAGATGCACTGGAGAAAGTCATGGTTGGGAGGACTAGTGTTGTTGTGGCACACAGGTTAAGCACCATCCAAAACTGTGATATGATTGCTGTGTTGGATAAAGGAAAAGTGGTGGAGAAAGGAACCCACTCATCTTTGTTAGCAAAGGGACCCAATGGAGCTTACTTCTCACTAGTTAGTCTCCAAAGGAGAGCACCCCAGAATAGCAACTCATTCAACTAA